GCAGCGCAGGCCGAGCTGCGGGCATTGCGGGCGGAGATGTCGCCGCATTTCGTGTACAACGCGCTCACGGTGATCGCTTCGCTGGTGCGCTCGGAGCCGGACCGGGCACGGGACCTGATGCTCGACTTCGCCGACTACACGCGCTACAGCCTCGCGCGCCACGGCGAGTACACCGTGGTGGCCGAGGAGTTCCGCGCGGTGGAGACGTACCTGGCGCTGCAGCGCGCGGTGCTGGGCGAGCGGCTGAAGGTGCAGGTGCGCGTGGCGCCGGAGGTGCTGGCGGTGGCCGTGCCGTACCTGGTGCTGGAGCCGCTGGTGGAGAACGCCATCCGTCACGGCATCGAGCCGCGCACGACCACCGGGCTGGTGCAGGTCCACGGGCAGGCGGAAGGGAACGACTGCGTGATCAGCGTGGAGGACGACGGGGTCGGCATGGACCCGAAGCTGGCCGCTGACATCCTCGCAGGGAGGGCTTCCGACGGCTCTCGCGGCGGCCTCGGTCTGGCCAATGTGGACAGACGACTGCGCAACGTCTACGGCGCCTGGTACGGGCTGACCGTGGAGACGGAAGTGGGTGCCGGCACGCGTGTGGTCGTGCGGGTGCCGCGGTTCCAGCCGGGGGTGCTGCCGTGAGCGGGCTGCGGGTGCTGGCCGTCGACGACCTGCCGCCGGCGCTGGACGAGCTGTGCCGGATGCTGCGCGAGGCCCCGGAGGTCGGCGAGGTCGTGGGCGCCGGTGATGCGTTGCACGCGCTGAAGCTCTTGCAGGCGGACCACTTCGACGCGGTGTTCCTCGACATCTCCATGCCGGGCCTCGACGGGCTGGAGCTGGCGACGCTGCTGGCTCGCCTGTCGGAGCCGCCGGTGATCGTGTTCGTGACCGCGCACGACGGCCATGCCGTGGCGGCGTACGGCATCGGCGCGGTGGACTACCTGCTCAAGCCGGTGCGGACGGAGCGGCTGGCGGCCGCGTTGGCGAAGGTCGTGCGCATGGCGCCTTCGGAGGCCCAGCGCGCGGCGCCCGACGCGATGGCCGCCCTCCCGGTCGACGCGGGCGGGCGCACGCGGTACGTCCGCCGCGACGACGTGTTGTTCGTGGAGGCCCACGGGGATTACGTCCGGCTCCACACCCGCGGTGGGGTGCACCTTGTGCGCATGCCGATCTCGCGGCTCGAGGAGTATTGGGAGGGAACCGGTTTCACGCGGGTGCACCGGGGTTATCTGCTCTCGGTGTCCGCCGTGCTGGAGCTGCGCAGCGACACCACGGGCGGGCTGCTGGCGCACACGCCCGTCGGAGACGTCCCGGTGAGCCGGCGGCACGCGCGGGAGCTGCGGGACCGGTTGCTGGAGGCGGCGCAGCAGGGGCAGCTGGGGTCGTCTTGGTGAGGCGCGTCTTGGTGAGGGCTGTCTTGGTTAGGGCGGCGCCGGCGACGGCTGTGCTGGTGCGGGCCGCGCTGCCGCGGACCTCGTCGAGGCGGACCGGGCTGACGAGGGCGGTCCGGTGAGCCGGGTCCGGCGGGTCGCCGTGATGAGCCCGCAGACGCGCCTCGCCCGCTCCCGCAGGCAGGCGCGCGGGCGGTGGCGGATGCCCCGGCTGAGGGCCTCCGACGCCGAGCGCGCCGCCGTGCTCTACCGCACGCAGCGCAAACGCGGCATTCCCGCACTGGTCGCCATGTTCGCGCTCGTGCTCGGGCTGCCCGTGGTCTTCGCCGTGGCGCCGGGGCTGGACGCGGTGCGGGTGTGGGGCATCCCGTTGTCCTGGTTGATGATCGCGCTGCTGCCCTACCCCGTGATGGCCGGCCTGGCGCGCTGGCAGCTGCGACGCGCCGAGAAGGCCGAGGACGACCGGTGACCCCGCCCCTCCCCCAATGTGGCGTTGGTTGCGCCCAGCGCACCCAATGTGGCGTTCGGTGCGTTCAGCGCACCCAACGCCGCATTGGGGCGCAGGGCGCCGAGAAGGGCGGGGTGCGCTGATGGACCTCGCGCTGGCGGTGACGCCCGTCGTGCTCATCACGCTGCTCATCGGCGTGCGCGGGGTGGCCGCGATGCGCACGACGTCGGACTTCCTGGTGGCGTCGCGGCGGATCTCGCCGTTCGTGAACTCCGCGGCGGTGTCCGGGGAGTACCTGTCGGCCGCGTCGTTCCTCGGGGTGGCGGGGCTCGTGGTGAAGGACGGCGTCGGCGCGCTGTGGTACCCGGTCGGGTTCACGGCGGGCTACATCGCGATGCTCGTGCTCGTCGCGGCACCCATGCGGCGGTCCGGAGCGCTGACGGTGCCGGACTTCGCCGAGGCGCGCCTGGCCTCACCCGCCCTCAGGCGGATCGCGGCGGTCGTAGTCCTGGTGATCGGCACGATCTACGTCGTCCCGCAGTTCCGCACGGCCGGGCTGGTGCTCACGGCCGTGGGCGGCACGCCGTACTGGGTCGGGGTGGTCATCGCCGGCACAGCCGTGAGCGTCACGCTCGCGCTCGGCGGCATGCGCGCGGCGACGTACGTGCAGGCGTTCCAGTTCTTCCTGAAGCTGTTGCTGTTCCTCGTACCCGCCCTGTGGCTCGTGCTGCAAGTGAGCGACGCCGACCGCGACGCCGCGCTCACGCCCGTCGAGTTCACCCGCTTCACGCACGAAACGCCGGTGGACTTCGAGCACGACGTGACCGTGGTCCTGCGCGAGCCCACCACCATCGTCACCGCGACCGGGCCGCGCACGCTCGCGCCGGGCGAGCTGACCATCCACAGTGGAGAGCGCCTGGTCTTCGCCACCAACGCGCCCGTGCCCGACGTCAGCGACGGCGCGGCGCTCGGCGGCCCCGACTGGCAGCGGCCGCTGCTCGACGTCGAAAAGGGCTACCCGCTGCTGGCGACGTGGGCCGTGCTCATCGCGACGATGCTCGGCACCATGGGCCTGCCCCACATCCTGATGCGCTTCCACACCAGCCCGGACGGCCGCGCCGCCCGCCGGACCGCCGCGATCACCGTGGCGCTGCTCGGCGTGTTCTACCTGTTCCCCGGCGTCTACGGCGTGCTCGGACGGGTGCTGGTGCCCGAGATCTACCTCTCCGGAGACACGGACACGGTCGTCGTCGCGCTGCCGGCGCAAGTGGACACCGGCTGGGCCGGCGAGCTGTTCACGGCGCTGCTCACCGCGGGCGCGTTCGCGGCGTTCCTGGCGACGTCGCTGGGGCTGCTGCTGGTGATGTCCGGCGCCATCGCCTACGACCTCATGCCCGGCGGCCTGCGCCGGCTGCGGGTGACCGTGGTGTTCGTCGCGGCGGCGATGGTGGTGCTGGCGCTCCCGTCGGCGCAGCTCGACGCCGGGGTGCTCGTGACGTGGGGCTTCACCGTCGCCGCGTCGACGTTCTGCCCGCTGCTCGTGCTCGGCATCTGGTGGCCGCGGCTCACGGCCGCGGGCGCGATCAGTGGCGTGGTCACGGGGCTCGTCGCGTCGTCCGGCTCGATCCTCTTCTCGTTGGCCGGGCCGCGGCTCGACGGCTGGGTGGCGATCTTGGTGTCACAACCGGCACCCTGGTCGGTACCCCTCGCGTTCGGCGTGATGGCGGCCGTCTCCCTGCGCGGCCGCCCGCCGTCCTGGGCCGGCGCGGCGATGCTCCGCCTGCACCTCGACGAGCGAGCGCCCGGTCCGGAGCCGCCCCATTCGTCCGCACCCGTGTACCGCTCGTCAACCGTTCGTCGTGTCGCCCGGCGTTTGAACCGCTGACGCTTCCTCCCCGGCGCAAGCCTCCCTACTGTGGCGCGGACCACAATTCGCAGCGTCGCGAGGGAGTGACGATGAGTCCCACCGACACCGACCTGCCCGGTGACCCGCCGGACATGGACTGGGAGCAAGTCCAGGAGAGCGCTGAGTTCAGGCAGCTACGCCACCGCCTGCGCACCTTCGTCTTCCCGATGACCGCGCTGTTCCTCATCTGGTACCTGCTGTACGTGCTGCTGGCGGACTACGCCCACGGCTTCATGAGCACGAAGATCGCCGGCAACTTCACGGTGGGCCTGCTGTTCGGCCTGCTGCAGTTCGTGTCGACGTTCCTCATCACGTGGTTGTACGTGCGCTACGCCAACCGGAGGCTCGACCCGCTGTCCAAGCGGATCCGCGACGACATCGAGAACCCGGCCGCGAAGGAGTCCGAATGAGCACCCTCGCCGCAGGCGTCGAAGGCAGCAACCCGACGCTGAACATCATCATCTTCGCGGTGTTCGTGGCAATCACGCTCGTGATCGTGTTCCGCGCGAGCCGCAACACCAAGACTGCGTCCGACTACTACGCCGCCGGACGCGCGTTCTCCGGCCCGCAGAACGGCATCGCGATCAGCGGTGACTACCTGTCGGCCGCTTCGTTCCTCGGCATCGCGGGCGCCATCGCGATCTACGGCTACGACGGGTTCCTCTACTCGATCGGTTTCCTCGTCGCCTGGCTGGTCGCGCTGCTGCTGGTCGCGGAACTGCTGCGCAACACCGGCCGGTTCACGATGGGCGACGTGCTGGCGTTCCGCATGAAGCAGCGCCCGGTGCGCGCCGCGGCGGCGATCTCGACGCTGATCGTGTCGTTCTTCTACCTGCTGGCGCAGATGACGGGCGCCGGTGGCCTGGTCGCCCTGTTGCTGGGCATCGAGGGCAAGACCGCGCAGTCGGTGGTCATCGCCATCGTCGGCGTGATCATGATCGCCTACGTGCTCATCGGCGGCATGAAGGGCACCACGTGGGTGCAGATCATCAAGGCGGCGCTGCTTATCATCGGCGCGCTCGTGATGACGCTGTGGGTGCTCGCCAAGTACGGCTTCAACTTCTCGTCGCTGCTGCAGGGAGCCGTCGACAAGGCGGGTGCGGCCGGCGAGACGCTGCTCGGGCCGGGCAAGCAGTACGGCGCCACGGGAACGTCCAAACTGGACTTCTTCTCGCTCGGCATCGCGCTGGTGCTCGGCACGGCGGGCCTGCCCCACGTGCTGATGCGCTTCTACACCGTGCCCACCGCCCGCGACGCCCGCCGCTCGGTGGTCTGGGCGATCGTGCTGATCGGCGTGTTCTACCTGTTCACGCTGGTGCTGGGCTACGGCGCCGGCGCGCTGGTCGGGCCCGACGACATCAAGGCCGCCCCGGGTGGCGTGAACTCGGCGGCACCGCTCCTGGCGTTGACCCTCGGCGGGCCCGTGCTGCTGGGCCTGATCTCGGCGATCGCGTTCGCCACGATCCTCGCTGTGGTGGCCGGCCTGACGATCACCGCGTCGGCCTCCTTCGCCCACGACGTGTACGCGAACGTGATCAAGCGGGGCAAGACGAAGCCGGGCTCGGAGGTGCGCGTCGCGCGGATCACCGCCGTGGTGATCGGTGCGGTCGCGATCATCGGCGGCATCCTGGCCAACGGGCAGAACGTGGCGTTCCTCGTGGCGCTCGCCTTCGCCGTCGCGGCCTCGGCCAACCTGCCGACGATCCTGTACTCGCTGTTCTGGAAGCGGTTCAACACGCAGGGCGCCCTGTGGAGCATCTACGGCGGCCTGATCATCTCGATCGTGCTGATCGTCTTCTCGCCGGCGGTGTCCGGCAAGCCGATCGACGCGAAGACGGGCAAGAGCCCGTCGATGCTCCAGGGCGTGGACTTCCACTGGTTCCCGCTCGACAACCCGGGCCTGGTGTCCATTCCAGCCGCTTTCCTGCTCGGCTGGCTCGGGACGGTGCTGTCGAAGGAACGCAACAAGAAGAAGTACGCGGAGATGGAGGTCCGTGCCCTCACGGGTGTGGGTGCGGAGAAGGCTGTGAAGCACTGAGGTTGTGTGCTTCGAGCGGGCCGGGGCCGGTTTGGTCCCGGCCCGCTTTTTGGTTCAGTACGGCAGTTTCCCGGCGGCCAGGTCGCCCAGGATGTCTGCGAGCAGTGATCGGGTAGACGCACTTGACGAGCGCGAGCACCGTCCGGCCAACCCCGCGGCGGTGCGGTGCGGGCGCTGCGACAAGTCTCGAGCTAGAAGCCGAGTGGCAGCACCAGTTCCAGATCGGTCTTGCGGACCGGCGTTCCGTCGACCGTGGTGCCGTCCTCGTTCGGCTGGATGCCGCCGGCGGCGACCCGGTCCAGGGTGCGCAGGCCGAGGGGGCCGACGGTGCCGAACACGGTGTAGTCGGGCCGCAGGGTGGAGTCGCCGTAGACGAGGAAGAACTGGGAGCCGTTGGTGTCCGGACCGGCGTTGGCCATGGCGACCAGGCCACGGGAGTAGATCCGGCCCGGGCCCGACGGGTTGGTGGTCGACGGCGGCAGGTCGGTGGGCAGTTCGTCGCGGAAGCGGTAGCCCGGGCCGCCTTCGCCGGTGGCCGTGGGGTCGCCGCACTGCAGGACCTGCAGCGTCGGGTACGCGGTGAGGCGGTGGCAGGTCGTGTTGTTGAAGAAGCCGTGGCGGGCCAGGTGCAGGAAGCTCTGCACCGTGCACGGGGCTTCGGCGCGGTCGAGTTTCAGCGGCAGCAGCCCCTGGTTGGTGATCACGGGGACGTCGACCTTGCCGCGGTCGGGGGTGTGCTGCGGGTCGGGCGGCAGGGGCACGGGACGGGCGGCGGGTTCGTCGGGCGTTTCCGTGTACTGGCAGGCGCCGTGGGTGGCGGTCGGCGACGCGGCTTGCGCGGCCGGGGTGAACGCGGCGCACAGCGCGCCGACGGCCAGTGTGGTGACGAGGAGCCTCTTCATGCGGTATCCCTCCCGGTGAGGAGGGCAGTATACGAACGGTCCGGACCATTCGGCTTCCCGCGAAAGTCTGGCGCTCACGAAACGCTGACGGGCTCCTGACAACTGTTCCCTAGCGTCCCGGGTCATGATCACTCGCCTCTTCCTCAGCGCGGTGGCGGCCGCCGCGGTGGCCTTCGCGCTGCCCGCCGTCGCGTCCGCCGCGACCGGACCGGTCGTGCAGCCCCTGGCCGTGTCCGCGGCCGAACAGCAGGCCGTGCTCGACTACTGGGCCCCCGAACGGATCAACGCGCTCACGCAGCCGTCGTCGGACAACCCGGCGACCGCCGGCCCGGACGGCGCGCCCTGGACCACCGACAACGCCGTGGCCAAGACGGTCGGCCGGCTGTTCTTCACCGACCACGGCGAGGATTCCAGCTGCACGGCCACCGTGGTGGACAGCGCGAACGGCAGCACCGTCGTCACGGCCGGGCACTGCGTGAACAACACCGACCTTCTCGGTGAGGACAACCAGTGGAACGCCCACTCGATGTTCGTCCCGGGCTACCACGACGGGCAGACGCCGTACGGGAAGTTCGTCGGCCGCTTCGGCGTCGCGAACAGCTCGTGGCTCGCGAACGACCAGATCGACGCGCAGAAGTTCGACACCTTCGACCAGGCTTTCGTGGTCCTCAACCCCGGTGCGGACGGCACCTCGTTGCAGGACAAGGTGGACGCGGCGCAGAAGATCGGCTTCGACCTGCCCGGCGACGCCGACGTCCACCAGTTCGGCTACCCCCGCGCCTCGGCCGACCCTGCGCGCGAAGGCCTGCCCGAGTACACGGGCGCGCGCCTCGCGTTCTGTGAAGGCCCCGCGCGCCACTGGGTGGGCACCGCGGACGCCCCCGACTCCCCCGACCAGTACGGCACCGCGTGCATCATGGGTGGCGGCTCCAGCGGCGGCCCCCGCGTGCGCGACTTCGACGCGACCACCGGCGTCGGCACCGTCGTCGGCGACAACACCCACGCGGGTTTCTTCGACGCGACCGGCACCCCGTG
The sequence above is a segment of the Amycolatopsis sp. 2-15 genome. Coding sequences within it:
- a CDS encoding sensor histidine kinase; its protein translation is MTEGVRLPWRAAARADPVPVLAAARKITDDLIDGLAGTHVRRAAHGLRRLFGVAGLGLTDLSGSLLWSGRPGPDATVAHVLDEVLHSEEPASVDGVEAVPLHVHDELAGALLVVGARGSEVVRQAADVVVQALERGRLEASADQAAQAELRALRAEMSPHFVYNALTVIASLVRSEPDRARDLMLDFADYTRYSLARHGEYTVVAEEFRAVETYLALQRAVLGERLKVQVRVAPEVLAVAVPYLVLEPLVENAIRHGIEPRTTTGLVQVHGQAEGNDCVISVEDDGVGMDPKLAADILAGRASDGSRGGLGLANVDRRLRNVYGAWYGLTVETEVGAGTRVVVRVPRFQPGVLP
- a CDS encoding LytR/AlgR family response regulator transcription factor, whose amino-acid sequence is MSGLRVLAVDDLPPALDELCRMLREAPEVGEVVGAGDALHALKLLQADHFDAVFLDISMPGLDGLELATLLARLSEPPVIVFVTAHDGHAVAAYGIGAVDYLLKPVRTERLAAALAKVVRMAPSEAQRAAPDAMAALPVDAGGRTRYVRRDDVLFVEAHGDYVRLHTRGGVHLVRMPISRLEEYWEGTGFTRVHRGYLLSVSAVLELRSDTTGGLLAHTPVGDVPVSRRHARELRDRLLEAAQQGQLGSSW
- a CDS encoding cation acetate symporter, with product MDLALAVTPVVLITLLIGVRGVAAMRTTSDFLVASRRISPFVNSAAVSGEYLSAASFLGVAGLVVKDGVGALWYPVGFTAGYIAMLVLVAAPMRRSGALTVPDFAEARLASPALRRIAAVVVLVIGTIYVVPQFRTAGLVLTAVGGTPYWVGVVIAGTAVSVTLALGGMRAATYVQAFQFFLKLLLFLVPALWLVLQVSDADRDAALTPVEFTRFTHETPVDFEHDVTVVLREPTTIVTATGPRTLAPGELTIHSGERLVFATNAPVPDVSDGAALGGPDWQRPLLDVEKGYPLLATWAVLIATMLGTMGLPHILMRFHTSPDGRAARRTAAITVALLGVFYLFPGVYGVLGRVLVPEIYLSGDTDTVVVALPAQVDTGWAGELFTALLTAGAFAAFLATSLGLLLVMSGAIAYDLMPGGLRRLRVTVVFVAAAMVVLALPSAQLDAGVLVTWGFTVAASTFCPLLVLGIWWPRLTAAGAISGVVTGLVASSGSILFSLAGPRLDGWVAILVSQPAPWSVPLAFGVMAAVSLRGRPPSWAGAAMLRLHLDERAPGPEPPHSSAPVYRSSTVRRVARRLNR
- a CDS encoding DUF485 domain-containing protein, whose amino-acid sequence is MSPTDTDLPGDPPDMDWEQVQESAEFRQLRHRLRTFVFPMTALFLIWYLLYVLLADYAHGFMSTKIAGNFTVGLLFGLLQFVSTFLITWLYVRYANRRLDPLSKRIRDDIENPAAKESE
- a CDS encoding solute symporter family protein translates to MSTLAAGVEGSNPTLNIIIFAVFVAITLVIVFRASRNTKTASDYYAAGRAFSGPQNGIAISGDYLSAASFLGIAGAIAIYGYDGFLYSIGFLVAWLVALLLVAELLRNTGRFTMGDVLAFRMKQRPVRAAAAISTLIVSFFYLLAQMTGAGGLVALLLGIEGKTAQSVVIAIVGVIMIAYVLIGGMKGTTWVQIIKAALLIIGALVMTLWVLAKYGFNFSSLLQGAVDKAGAAGETLLGPGKQYGATGTSKLDFFSLGIALVLGTAGLPHVLMRFYTVPTARDARRSVVWAIVLIGVFYLFTLVLGYGAGALVGPDDIKAAPGGVNSAAPLLALTLGGPVLLGLISAIAFATILAVVAGLTITASASFAHDVYANVIKRGKTKPGSEVRVARITAVVIGAVAIIGGILANGQNVAFLVALAFAVAASANLPTILYSLFWKRFNTQGALWSIYGGLIISIVLIVFSPAVSGKPIDAKTGKSPSMLQGVDFHWFPLDNPGLVSIPAAFLLGWLGTVLSKERNKKKYAEMEVRALTGVGAEKAVKH
- a CDS encoding peptidylprolyl isomerase — protein: MKRLLVTTLAVGALCAAFTPAAQAASPTATHGACQYTETPDEPAARPVPLPPDPQHTPDRGKVDVPVITNQGLLPLKLDRAEAPCTVQSFLHLARHGFFNNTTCHRLTAYPTLQVLQCGDPTATGEGGPGYRFRDELPTDLPPSTTNPSGPGRIYSRGLVAMANAGPDTNGSQFFLVYGDSTLRPDYTVFGTVGPLGLRTLDRVAAGGIQPNEDGTTVDGTPVRKTDLELVLPLGF
- a CDS encoding trypsin-like serine peptidase, producing MITRLFLSAVAAAAVAFALPAVASAATGPVVQPLAVSAAEQQAVLDYWAPERINALTQPSSDNPATAGPDGAPWTTDNAVAKTVGRLFFTDHGEDSSCTATVVDSANGSTVVTAGHCVNNTDLLGEDNQWNAHSMFVPGYHDGQTPYGKFVGRFGVANSSWLANDQIDAQKFDTFDQAFVVLNPGADGTSLQDKVDAAQKIGFDLPGDADVHQFGYPRASADPAREGLPEYTGARLAFCEGPARHWVGTADAPDSPDQYGTACIMGGGSSGGPRVRDFDATTGVGTVVGDNTHAGFFDATGTPCALGSTDGCTRYLVGPQFSTAVTKPLFEAAQHA